The Leptospira bouyouniensis genome contains a region encoding:
- the dut gene encoding dUTP diphosphatase, giving the protein MVEPHTHLQIQILKEGAVVPEYKTEGSAGMDLTACLTENLILPKGEVVFVPTGLAMAIPEGYEGQIRPRSGFSTKHRIIMPNSPGTIDSDYRGEVLIPLLNLSGEDFVLEPGTRVAQIVFQSVAKLTVKLVPKLEATVRGSGGFGSTGK; this is encoded by the coding sequence ATGGTAGAACCACACACCCATCTCCAAATCCAAATCCTAAAAGAGGGGGCAGTTGTCCCAGAATACAAAACGGAAGGTTCTGCGGGGATGGATCTCACAGCTTGTCTAACGGAGAACCTAATTCTTCCGAAGGGAGAAGTGGTTTTTGTTCCGACGGGACTTGCCATGGCAATCCCCGAAGGGTATGAGGGGCAAATCCGTCCTCGTAGTGGGTTTTCGACAAAACACCGCATCATAATGCCCAATAGCCCAGGGACAATTGACTCGGACTACCGGGGTGAAGTCCTCATCCCACTCCTCAATTTGAGTGGAGAGGACTTTGTTTTAGAACCTGGAACCCGAGTGGCACAAATTGTTTTCCAATCCGTAGCAAAATTGACTGTGAAATTAGTTCCAAAACTCGAAGCAACGGTTCGTGGTTCAGGTGGGTTTGGCAGCACTGGAAAATAA
- the flgG gene encoding flagellar basal-body rod protein FlgG, with protein MMRSLWTGATGMIAQQFHIDTVANNLANVNTTGFKKNRVDFEDLVYQHQVLAGTPATSVSEIPTGVNVGHGVKVAATQKLFEIGSFQATGNKLDLALTGEMAFFKIQMPDGTFSYSRDGSFKIDSNQQVVTSNGYLLEPPIILPENAILNTLMVSEEGEVTVKIGNDIRPTTIGQLELYRFVNPAGLQAVGKNLFRETVASGQEIPGMPSQEGYGSVLQGFLEMSNVKIVEEMVNMIVAQRAYESNSKTIQTSDNMLSTAIGLKR; from the coding sequence ATGATGCGATCCCTTTGGACCGGTGCTACCGGGATGATTGCCCAACAATTTCATATTGATACCGTTGCCAATAACCTGGCCAACGTAAACACCACAGGTTTTAAAAAGAACCGAGTGGACTTTGAAGACTTAGTTTACCAACACCAAGTGCTTGCGGGAACTCCAGCCACCTCTGTTTCCGAAATTCCAACTGGTGTGAATGTGGGGCATGGTGTAAAAGTTGCCGCCACACAGAAATTATTCGAGATTGGATCTTTCCAAGCCACAGGGAATAAACTAGACCTTGCGCTCACAGGTGAGATGGCTTTTTTTAAAATCCAAATGCCGGATGGAACTTTCTCGTATTCACGTGACGGATCCTTTAAAATTGATTCGAACCAACAAGTCGTTACATCTAACGGGTATTTGTTGGAACCACCAATCATCCTACCTGAAAATGCCATTTTAAATACATTAATGGTTTCTGAAGAAGGTGAGGTCACAGTAAAAATCGGAAACGACATCAGACCCACGACCATTGGCCAATTGGAACTCTACCGGTTTGTAAACCCTGCAGGTCTCCAAGCCGTGGGGAAAAACTTATTCCGTGAAACCGTTGCTTCAGGTCAAGAAATCCCAGGGATGCCATCTCAAGAAGGTTATGGGAGTGTTCTACAAGGATTTTTAGAGATGAGTAATGTTAAAATCGTAGAAGAGATGGTGAATATGATCGTTGCACAAAGGGCTTACGAATCGAATTCTAAAACCATCCAAACTTCGGATAACATGCTTTCAACGGCAATTGGTTTGAAACGTTAA
- the flgA gene encoding flagellar basal body P-ring formation chaperone FlgA translates to MKLWISFLFSLILYLPLMANKEDNRLYLKPKTIVGVGEVRLSDFTNWKGNWNPIIFQNVKAPLVIQPDDLTNQITTLYLKETGTNVSFTVMGKEGILLPKTSILSKKELEVSLWKDLIASNEHSLGEMGDTFRISSEKETFPSITGTSPVWRSLGRTLHAGKRLFPLDFYYEGKLVHSESVPFLIEEKKKAYFTKREIPSKTVLTDDDVELRYFFSADSVREYTDENPVGKTALNGFLPDTAIEKKQVRTLHTIERGQEVELVYTVGNLLLKIKTRAMNSGNRGEEISLLNLASQKMLRARVQSEGVCLLEER, encoded by the coding sequence ATGAAACTTTGGATTTCATTTCTTTTTAGTTTAATACTTTATTTGCCTTTGATGGCAAACAAAGAAGACAATCGTTTGTATCTCAAACCCAAAACTATTGTGGGTGTAGGAGAGGTGAGGTTGTCTGATTTTACCAACTGGAAAGGGAATTGGAATCCAATTATATTCCAAAATGTAAAGGCACCTTTGGTCATCCAACCAGATGATCTGACAAATCAAATCACAACACTTTATCTAAAAGAAACAGGAACCAATGTTTCTTTTACCGTGATGGGGAAAGAAGGGATTTTACTTCCAAAAACTTCAATTCTCTCTAAGAAAGAATTAGAAGTTTCACTTTGGAAAGATTTAATTGCATCCAATGAACATTCGTTAGGAGAAATGGGTGATACATTTCGGATCAGTTCCGAAAAGGAAACATTTCCAAGTATTACAGGAACATCACCAGTTTGGCGGAGTTTAGGTAGAACCCTTCATGCAGGGAAACGCCTATTCCCATTGGATTTTTATTATGAAGGGAAACTTGTCCATTCAGAGTCTGTACCTTTTCTCATTGAAGAAAAGAAAAAAGCATACTTCACAAAAAGGGAAATCCCATCAAAAACTGTTTTAACCGATGATGATGTAGAACTTCGGTATTTTTTCTCTGCTGACTCTGTGAGAGAGTACACAGACGAAAACCCTGTTGGTAAAACAGCATTAAATGGTTTTTTACCCGATACGGCGATTGAAAAAAAACAAGTGAGAACTCTCCATACCATTGAACGTGGGCAAGAAGTTGAACTTGTGTATACGGTCGGGAATCTATTACTAAAAATCAAAACAAGAGCAATGAATTCAGGGAACCGAGGGGAAGAAATTTCCCTTCTCAATTTGGCTTCCCAAAAAATGTTAAGAGCCCGGGTTCAAAGTGAAGGTGTATGCCTTTTGGAAGAGAGATAA